The following nucleotide sequence is from Chloracidobacterium validum.
GCTTGAGCGGGTCATTCCAAATGCTGTGGAAACAGTGAATGTCGTGTCGGTTGGGACGCCACTGACCAATGAACGCTACTTGGCGCGTTCCCGTGGCACGTACGGCCCGCTTTTGCGGCGGGGTCCAGACGTGCTGCTCAAGCCGCAGGGTGGCTCGCTGATTCGCGGACTGTACTGCGCCGGCGATAGCTGTTTTCCAGGGCAAGGGGTGCCCTCGGTGGCGGCGTCGGGCTTGAGTTGCGCCAGCCGCATCCTCCGAGCGTGGTAAAACCTGAGCATCGGTTTGATTGTGTCCGACCGGATGAAGCGATAATGTGCGCGCTTGGAAGTTGCTTCGCGCCTCGAATTTTTCAACGAAAGCCATGCCGCCATGAAATTCGGTGTTGTCGTTTTCCCCGGTTCCAACTGCGACCACGACACCTATCACGTCATCAGCAAGCTCATCGGGCAGCCGGTGCGCTTTGTGTGGCACGCCGAAACCTCGGTTGCCGACTGTGATGTGGTGATTTTGCCCGGCGGATTTTCCTACGGTGACTATTTGCGCTGTGGAGCGATCGCAAGCTGCTCGCCGGTGATGCGTGCCGTGCGAGAGCATGCGGCTGGGGGGGGGTACGTGATTGGTATCTGCAACGGCTTTCAAATCCTGTGTGAAACCGGACTCCTGCCGGGCGTCTTGCTGCGCAATGTCAGCTTGCGCTTTTGCTGCGACTTGGTGCGCGTGCGGGTGGAACGTGCTGACACCGCGTTTACGCGCGCCTACGCCGCCGGTGAAGTCGTTACCCTGCCCATCGCGCACG
It contains:
- the purQ gene encoding phosphoribosylformylglycinamidine synthase subunit PurQ, whose amino-acid sequence is MEVASRLEFFNESHAAMKFGVVVFPGSNCDHDTYHVISKLIGQPVRFVWHAETSVADCDVVILPGGFSYGDYLRCGAIASCSPVMRAVREHAAGGGYVIGICNGFQILCETGLLPGVLLRNVSLRFCCDLVRVRVERADTAFTRAYAAGEVVTLPIAHGEGNYYCTPEDLAQLEADGRVLFRYVDAHGAPTTAANPNGSLHNIAGILNAEGNVLGLMPHPERACEESLGSGDGLRFFQSLMLTLHDAERRRRAGAMATISS